Proteins co-encoded in one Sporosarcina sp. FSL K6-1522 genomic window:
- the fmt gene encoding methionyl-tRNA formyltransferase yields MTRIVFMGTPDFSVPVLTMLHEAGHTIAAVVTQPDRPVGRKRVLTPPPVKAEALRLGLPVIQPEKLKGSAELEKIIALQPELIVTAAFGQILPKELLEAPRLGCINVHASLLPKYRGGAPIHQSIMDGETETGVTIMYMVEKLDAGDIISQVVVPISETDHTGSMFNALSEAGTNLLKETLPSIINGTNERIVQDESRVTFARNISREQERIDWSTGGKAIYDKIRGLHPWPVAYTVFQGENVKVWWSEKVASQVEAAPGTIIKIEQDRIIVKTGDDVALAITDLQPAGKKRMSADVFIRGTGSKWNEGDQFE; encoded by the coding sequence ATGACGCGAATCGTTTTTATGGGAACGCCGGACTTTTCAGTTCCAGTCCTAACGATGTTACATGAAGCAGGACATACCATTGCGGCGGTCGTTACGCAGCCAGATCGACCAGTTGGACGGAAGCGCGTATTAACGCCTCCACCTGTAAAGGCGGAGGCATTGCGACTTGGATTACCGGTTATTCAGCCTGAAAAACTAAAAGGTTCTGCTGAATTGGAAAAAATCATTGCACTGCAACCAGAGCTAATCGTGACGGCGGCATTTGGTCAAATTTTACCGAAAGAATTGCTAGAAGCACCACGCCTTGGCTGTATTAATGTCCATGCTTCCCTGCTACCTAAATACCGAGGGGGCGCACCGATTCATCAGTCAATCATGGACGGTGAAACGGAAACAGGCGTCACGATTATGTATATGGTCGAAAAATTGGACGCAGGCGATATCATTTCACAAGTAGTCGTACCAATTTCCGAAACAGATCATACAGGTAGCATGTTCAATGCATTGTCTGAAGCAGGTACAAACTTATTAAAAGAAACGTTGCCTTCTATTATAAATGGCACAAACGAACGTATCGTTCAAGACGAATCACGCGTGACGTTTGCACGTAACATTTCCCGTGAACAAGAACGCATTGACTGGTCTACAGGCGGGAAAGCCATCTACGATAAAATTCGTGGACTGCACCCTTGGCCAGTTGCCTATACCGTATTCCAAGGAGAAAACGTCAAAGTCTGGTGGAGTGAGAAAGTTGCCTCACAAGTCGAGGCAGCGCCCGGTACAATTATTAAAATCGAACAAGATCGCATCATTGTCAAAACAGGTGACGATGTCGCGCTTGCCATTACGGATCTCCAACCAGCCGGCAAAAAACGGATGTCAGCGGATGTTTTCATTCGTGGAACCGGATCTAAATGGAACGAAGGAGACCAATTCGAATGA
- the rsgA gene encoding ribosome small subunit-dependent GTPase A: MPEGQIRKAISGFYYVEQDGELIQCKSRGVFRNRGIHPLVGDIVTYVPDGDNDALITAVHERRNELVRPPISNIDQALLVFSMVEPAFSPHLLDRFLVVVESFGIKPVICLTKKDLATAEELRMVEEAAAYYQQIGYDVVITFIDDEQLTDILQPYMEGKTTVLAGQSGVGKSTLLNTVLPALDLKTGEISEALGRGKHTTRHVELLDILGGLVADTPGFSSLDFDHIDKEELSHYFIDMAEVAAECKFRGCLHLKEPKCAVKEKVETGEIPCHRYDHYLQFMQEILDRKPRYDKHD, from the coding sequence ATGCCAGAAGGCCAAATTAGAAAAGCGATTAGTGGGTTTTATTATGTGGAGCAAGATGGAGAATTAATACAGTGTAAGAGTCGTGGAGTTTTTAGAAATCGGGGTATACATCCTCTAGTGGGCGATATCGTGACGTATGTACCTGATGGGGATAATGATGCGCTCATTACGGCTGTCCATGAGCGGCGTAATGAGTTGGTACGCCCGCCGATTTCTAATATCGATCAGGCGTTGCTGGTGTTTTCGATGGTGGAGCCGGCTTTTAGTCCACATTTGCTCGATCGATTTCTCGTTGTGGTGGAATCATTTGGTATCAAGCCCGTCATTTGCTTGACGAAAAAAGACTTAGCAACTGCTGAGGAACTGCGGATGGTGGAAGAGGCGGCAGCTTACTATCAGCAAATCGGCTATGATGTCGTGATCACATTTATCGACGATGAACAGCTGACAGACATCTTGCAGCCTTATATGGAAGGGAAGACGACTGTCCTTGCGGGGCAGTCAGGTGTTGGTAAGTCCACATTATTGAATACGGTATTACCGGCACTGGATTTAAAAACGGGTGAAATTTCGGAAGCGCTCGGCCGTGGAAAGCACACGACACGTCATGTGGAGTTGCTTGATATTTTAGGTGGTCTTGTTGCGGATACGCCGGGCTTTAGCTCACTTGATTTCGATCATATTGACAAGGAAGAACTCTCCCATTATTTTATAGATATGGCTGAAGTAGCAGCGGAGTGTAAGTTCCGTGGATGCTTGCATTTGAAAGAGCCAAAGTGCGCAGTGAAAGAAAAAGTGGAGACAGGAGAAATTCCGTGTCACCGTTACGATCATTATTTGCAATTTATGCAAGAAATATTGGACAGGAAGCCGAGGTATGATAAACATGATTAA
- the rsmB gene encoding 16S rRNA (cytosine(967)-C(5))-methyltransferase RsmB: protein MNTRPKKKIWNGNVRDAALSILMEINNNQAYSNLLLHRTIEKYGIEAKDRGLLTELTYGTLQHRMTLDYYLEPFVRGKLDGWVRELLRLSIYQIVYLTKIPPHAVVHEAVEIAKRRGHKRIAPTVNGILRSILRSGVRSLDDMADGIAKIAIETSHPEWLIARWCEQYGIEEATVMAHENNNPAAMTLRVNTAKTTKEQAIALLESEGIEVRHGEVVPECIISISGNPASTEAYKKGWITIQDESSMLPILALDVAPGMKVLDMCAAPGGKTTHIAEKMKNEGEVFAHDVHQHKLALIEANANRLGLTSIEAKSGDSRKLAEQYEAASFDRILVDAPCSGLGVIRRKPEIKYNKTEADFHGLTDIQADLLDTAYELIKPDGLIVYSTCTVERTENHGMVEGFLARHSDMEKVPLAKLTGMEKLVIEDDMLQVLPQHFGSDGFFVAAFRKKTV, encoded by the coding sequence ATGAATACAAGACCGAAAAAGAAAATATGGAACGGCAATGTCCGCGATGCAGCCCTTTCCATTCTAATGGAAATCAATAATAACCAAGCGTACAGCAATTTATTACTGCACAGAACGATTGAGAAGTATGGTATTGAAGCGAAAGATCGTGGCTTATTGACGGAGTTGACATATGGCACACTTCAGCACCGCATGACGCTTGACTATTATCTTGAACCGTTTGTACGTGGAAAATTGGACGGTTGGGTACGAGAGCTTCTACGTTTGTCAATTTATCAAATTGTTTACCTGACGAAAATTCCACCGCATGCTGTCGTTCATGAAGCGGTTGAAATCGCTAAAAGACGTGGCCATAAACGTATCGCACCGACTGTGAACGGCATTCTTCGTTCGATCTTGCGTAGCGGCGTGCGTTCGTTGGATGATATGGCAGATGGGATTGCAAAAATCGCGATTGAAACAAGTCATCCAGAGTGGTTGATTGCAAGATGGTGTGAACAATACGGGATTGAAGAAGCAACCGTGATGGCACATGAAAACAACAACCCGGCAGCGATGACGTTACGTGTCAATACAGCGAAAACGACGAAGGAGCAGGCAATTGCCTTGCTTGAATCGGAAGGTATTGAAGTGAGACATGGAGAAGTAGTACCTGAATGTATTATTTCGATAAGTGGTAATCCGGCAAGTACGGAAGCTTATAAAAAAGGCTGGATTACGATTCAGGATGAAAGCTCGATGTTGCCGATACTTGCACTGGACGTAGCACCGGGGATGAAAGTACTCGATATGTGCGCAGCACCAGGCGGGAAGACGACCCATATCGCTGAAAAGATGAAGAACGAAGGTGAAGTGTTCGCGCATGATGTCCATCAGCATAAACTGGCGCTGATTGAAGCGAATGCCAACAGGCTAGGATTGACGTCTATTGAAGCGAAAAGTGGAGATAGTCGTAAACTTGCTGAACAGTATGAGGCGGCTTCATTTGACCGTATTTTAGTCGATGCACCGTGCAGTGGTCTAGGGGTAATTCGTAGAAAGCCTGAGATCAAGTATAATAAGACAGAAGCTGATTTCCACGGATTGACGGATATTCAAGCGGATTTATTGGATACAGCGTATGAATTGATTAAACCGGATGGCTTAATTGTATACAGTACGTGTACAGTAGAGCGCACAGAAAATCACGGTATGGTAGAAGGGTTCCTTGCGCGTCATTCAGATATGGAGAAAGTTCCGTTAGCGAAATTGACAGGCATGGAAAAATTGGTGATTGAAGACGATATGCTTCAAGTGCTTCCACAACATTTTGGAAGCGATGGTTTCTTTGTGGCGGCTTTTCGAAAAAAGACCGTGTAA
- the rpe gene encoding ribulose-phosphate 3-epimerase, with amino-acid sequence MIKIAPSILAADFSKLADEVREVEAAGAELIHIDVMDGHFVPNITMGPIVVEALRPVTKLPLDVHLMIENPDAYIEQFAKAGADYITVHVEACTHLHRTLQLIKSTGVKSGVVLNPHTPVEAIQHVLEEVDMVLFMTVNPGFGGQKFIHSVLPKVKQLADIIRERQLPIEIEIDGGVNEETIVPCVEAGATILVAGSAIYSAPDRAEALQRIKAAGEGAVKR; translated from the coding sequence ATGATTAAAATAGCACCTTCAATTTTAGCAGCGGACTTTTCAAAACTTGCCGATGAAGTAAGAGAGGTAGAGGCGGCAGGCGCAGAACTTATTCATATTGATGTGATGGATGGTCATTTTGTTCCGAATATTACAATGGGGCCGATCGTTGTAGAGGCACTAAGACCTGTAACGAAATTACCGTTGGATGTTCACTTGATGATTGAAAATCCCGATGCTTATATTGAGCAATTTGCGAAAGCGGGAGCGGATTATATTACGGTTCACGTAGAAGCATGTACGCATTTGCATCGCACGCTGCAATTAATTAAGTCGACGGGTGTGAAATCGGGTGTTGTCTTGAATCCGCATACACCGGTTGAAGCCATTCAACATGTTCTAGAAGAAGTGGACATGGTATTGTTTATGACGGTTAATCCAGGATTTGGCGGTCAGAAATTCATCCATTCCGTTCTTCCGAAAGTGAAGCAACTTGCGGATATCATTCGTGAACGTCAGCTACCCATTGAAATTGAAATTGACGGCGGTGTGAACGAAGAAACAATCGTACCTTGTGTTGAAGCAGGTGCAACCATTCTTGTAGCTGGATCGGCGATCTATAGCGCGCCGGATCGTGCGGAGGCTTTACAGCGCATTAAAGCAGCTGGTGAAGGAGCGGTGAAGCGATGA
- the pknB gene encoding Stk1 family PASTA domain-containing Ser/Thr kinase, with amino-acid sequence MIGSRVGGRYEIIRSIGDGGMSKVYLAHDVILDRDVAIKVLNYDFAHEEELKRRFQREALSATSLTHPHIVDIFDVGEDGELHYLVMEYIEGQTLKQFIQTNGPLPPKQALPIMQQLVSAIANAHHNGIVHRDIKPQNILMDADYNVKITDFGIAMALNATAYTKTNSVIGTVHYLSPEQARGGMATKKSDIYSLGIVFYELLTGELPFSAETAVAIALKHLQEETPLVRAMFPEIPQSVENVILKATTKDAANRYRSADEMYDDLLTVLDPERAEEPKFAVPFDDDKTRAIPIVKDDVKFENVEATKKIEPVVVEPPATVKKRRKKWPIIAGAIVGVLALVLLVVIFLPGILSPKKEEIPEVAGVEETVAVEALEQEGFKVGKRIEELSDEFEAGQAIRTDPKAGTKRAVGFEVNLYISTGKETMQLENYTMRDYETVRNLLAPLEFKSIRPDQVFDDEPAGTILKQSHEAGEEVVPGDTDLIFTVSKGPETQRLGNLQGFDKKQWTDYAATLGIDIKVVREVYSPTIAKGHIISQVPLAGTEILKGDKVEVVISKGEENKPIKTSFKQVTIEYKEPAVPNVNDEDVEDEETEVDVEVEPPTSPPVRTPQVIQIYIQDRTHSIEKVFEQFTITETTQKQLKIELAEGQRGAYKVLRDGELIAQDSFNYGDLN; translated from the coding sequence ATGATTGGAAGCAGGGTCGGGGGACGTTATGAAATCATTCGAAGCATTGGCGATGGCGGGATGTCGAAAGTGTATCTTGCGCACGATGTCATCTTGGACCGCGACGTTGCCATTAAAGTGCTGAATTATGATTTTGCACATGAAGAAGAATTGAAGAGAAGGTTTCAACGGGAAGCGCTGTCAGCGACCAGCCTGACACATCCGCATATTGTGGATATTTTTGACGTAGGTGAGGATGGTGAACTTCATTATTTAGTGATGGAGTACATCGAGGGTCAGACGTTAAAGCAGTTTATCCAGACGAACGGTCCACTGCCGCCGAAACAGGCGTTACCAATTATGCAACAGCTAGTGTCAGCGATTGCAAATGCGCATCACAATGGCATTGTGCACCGTGATATTAAGCCGCAAAATATTTTGATGGATGCAGATTACAATGTGAAAATTACGGATTTCGGCATTGCGATGGCGCTAAATGCGACCGCGTATACGAAAACAAACTCGGTAATCGGCACAGTCCATTACTTGTCGCCGGAACAAGCACGTGGTGGAATGGCAACGAAGAAGTCGGATATTTATTCGCTCGGGATTGTGTTCTACGAATTGTTAACGGGAGAATTACCATTTTCAGCGGAGACCGCGGTTGCGATTGCGTTAAAGCACTTACAAGAAGAAACACCATTAGTAAGAGCGATGTTCCCTGAGATTCCGCAAAGTGTAGAAAACGTTATTTTAAAAGCAACGACAAAAGATGCCGCGAATCGTTATCGTTCTGCAGATGAGATGTATGATGATTTACTGACTGTCCTAGATCCCGAACGGGCAGAGGAGCCGAAATTTGCTGTTCCGTTCGATGATGATAAAACACGGGCCATTCCCATTGTGAAGGACGATGTGAAGTTTGAAAATGTGGAAGCAACCAAGAAAATCGAACCTGTTGTTGTCGAGCCACCTGCAACAGTGAAGAAGAGACGGAAAAAGTGGCCTATTATTGCAGGGGCTATTGTTGGTGTACTCGCATTAGTACTTTTAGTAGTGATCTTTTTGCCAGGGATTTTATCCCCTAAAAAAGAGGAGATTCCAGAAGTTGCAGGGGTTGAAGAAACGGTGGCAGTGGAAGCGTTGGAGCAAGAGGGATTCAAGGTTGGGAAAAGAATCGAAGAGCTCTCTGACGAATTTGAAGCGGGGCAAGCGATTCGGACAGACCCTAAAGCGGGAACGAAGCGAGCAGTTGGCTTTGAAGTTAATCTTTATATTAGTACGGGGAAAGAAACGATGCAGCTTGAAAATTACACAATGCGTGATTATGAAACCGTGCGTAACTTGTTGGCGCCGTTAGAATTTAAATCTATTAGGCCCGATCAAGTTTTTGATGATGAGCCAGCAGGAACGATTCTTAAACAAAGTCATGAAGCGGGTGAAGAAGTTGTCCCGGGTGACACGGATCTGATATTCACAGTGAGTAAAGGACCAGAGACGCAGCGACTGGGCAATTTGCAAGGCTTTGATAAGAAGCAATGGACGGATTATGCTGCAACTTTAGGCATTGACATTAAAGTTGTGCGAGAAGTCTATTCTCCTACGATCGCGAAAGGACATATTATTTCGCAAGTGCCCTTAGCAGGTACTGAAATTTTGAAAGGCGACAAAGTAGAAGTTGTCATTTCAAAAGGCGAAGAAAACAAGCCGATTAAAACGTCTTTTAAGCAAGTGACGATTGAATACAAAGAACCGGCAGTACCGAACGTAAACGACGAGGATGTGGAGGACGAAGAGACGGAAGTAGATGTAGAAGTAGAGCCGCCAACTTCGCCACCAGTCAGGACGCCGCAAGTTATTCAAATTTATATACAGGATCGGACGCATTCGATAGAGAAGGTATTTGAACAATTTACGATTACTGAAACGACACAGAAGCAACTGAAAATTGAATTGGCGGAAGGGCAGCGAGGGGCCTACAAGGTTTTGCGTGACGGTGAGCTGATTGCCCAAGACTCGTTCAATTACGGTGACCTTAACTAG
- the def gene encoding peptide deformylase, translating into MAIREIVEHPASVLQQKCKEVVKFDKKLAKLLDDMHDTMVAADGIGLAAPQVGEAIRVAIVDMGEGQDVIEMVNPVVTAIGGSEIEVEGCLSFPGLYGEVERPFFVRVEAQERDGSLYEIEAEDYEARAILHEIDHLNGVLFDSKIIRVVDPSEFEEVDEDELEGELS; encoded by the coding sequence TTGGCAATACGTGAAATTGTGGAGCATCCGGCATCGGTTCTCCAACAGAAATGTAAAGAAGTCGTGAAATTTGATAAGAAACTGGCAAAGCTCCTAGATGATATGCATGACACAATGGTGGCGGCGGACGGCATCGGCTTGGCAGCACCACAAGTCGGGGAAGCCATTCGCGTTGCAATCGTTGATATGGGCGAAGGACAAGATGTCATTGAAATGGTCAACCCAGTTGTAACAGCAATCGGTGGTTCTGAAATTGAAGTCGAAGGTTGTCTCAGCTTCCCAGGACTGTACGGCGAAGTCGAAAGACCTTTCTTTGTACGCGTAGAAGCGCAAGAACGTGACGGTTCATTATACGAAATCGAAGCAGAAGATTATGAGGCGCGTGCCATTCTGCATGAAATTGACCATTTAAATGGTGTGCTATTCGACTCGAAAATTATACGAGTGGTAGATCCATCGGAATTTGAAGAAGTGGATGAAGACGAGTTGGAAGGTGAATTATCATGA
- the priA gene encoding primosomal protein N' codes for MIAEVIVDVSAYPIDRPFDYVVPAHLEVVIEAGCRVKVPFGPRKVLGYVTGLKEESGLESGKLKSIHELIDLEPVISGELLDLSRWLATQTLAYEIDALQVMLPAAMRAKYEKFIVVEEPESIEEVDFLRFLAGRQRVPLAEADTPELLRSVRRYAGQGIITVDTVVNQKTAVKKVRMIQIAEADILQNVLDTIHANAKKQAELLRWMLERAGQTVSAKQLMEQSGIQPAVLKAAIERGAASEAYAEVYREPEAPQLKDTAIPMELTGEQQLALDAITTSADHGQAETFLLHGVTGSGKTEVYLRAINHVLEQGKEAIVLVPEISLTPQMTSRFKERFGPLVAVMHSGLSAGEKYDEWRKIKRGEVKVVVGARSAIFAPFENIGIIILDEEHESTYKQEDTPRYHARDVAIKRSEYYGCPVILGSATPSLESYARASKDVYTLLTLKRRAKDQELPTVTVVDMREELKTGNRSMFSVSLADAVRERLHRGEQTVLFLNKRGFSSFVLCRDCGTVVECPNCDISLTYHRANEMLKCHYCGHEERVPLVCPECESEYIRFFGTGTQKAQEEIAKLFPEARVIRMDVDTTRQKGSHERLLRQFSEGQADILLGTQMIAKGLDFPNITLVGVLAADTTLHLADFRAAEKTFQLMTQVSGRAGRHELPGEVFIQTYTPEHYAIDLAKAQHYEPFYNLEMAARRQYGYPPFYYVTLVQFTHEDLLKVADFADKGTRFLKGNLSSNTVIIGPTASAISRVNNRYRYQCLIKYKKEPKLIETLQQLIKYYRTDWIKAGLTMTVDMEPASIY; via the coding sequence ATGATCGCTGAAGTCATTGTCGATGTATCGGCTTATCCGATTGATCGCCCGTTTGACTATGTCGTTCCTGCACATCTTGAGGTCGTTATTGAAGCGGGTTGTCGAGTCAAAGTTCCGTTCGGGCCAAGAAAAGTACTTGGCTATGTGACAGGTTTGAAAGAAGAGAGTGGGCTGGAAAGCGGTAAGTTGAAGTCGATTCATGAATTGATTGATCTAGAGCCTGTCATTTCTGGAGAGCTTCTTGATCTATCTCGTTGGCTTGCGACGCAGACATTGGCTTATGAAATTGACGCACTTCAAGTGATGTTGCCGGCTGCGATGCGTGCAAAATATGAGAAGTTCATCGTTGTGGAGGAGCCTGAGAGCATTGAGGAAGTGGATTTTCTTCGATTTTTAGCAGGCAGACAACGGGTACCGTTGGCAGAGGCGGACACGCCAGAACTGTTACGGTCGGTCCGACGCTATGCAGGACAAGGTATTATCACGGTCGATACAGTAGTGAATCAGAAGACGGCTGTAAAAAAGGTACGTATGATTCAAATCGCTGAGGCTGACATCTTGCAAAACGTGCTTGATACGATTCACGCAAACGCAAAAAAGCAAGCGGAATTGCTACGTTGGATGTTAGAGCGTGCTGGCCAAACGGTGAGTGCGAAACAATTGATGGAGCAATCGGGGATTCAGCCAGCCGTGCTCAAAGCAGCTATCGAAAGAGGAGCCGCATCTGAAGCGTATGCCGAAGTTTACCGTGAACCGGAAGCACCGCAGCTAAAAGACACTGCGATTCCCATGGAACTGACTGGAGAACAACAGCTGGCACTCGATGCCATAACGACTAGTGCGGATCATGGCCAAGCGGAGACTTTTCTACTACATGGTGTAACGGGAAGTGGGAAAACAGAAGTTTACTTGCGGGCGATTAACCATGTACTGGAGCAAGGGAAAGAGGCCATCGTGCTTGTACCTGAAATTTCATTGACGCCACAGATGACATCGCGCTTTAAAGAACGTTTCGGGCCATTGGTTGCGGTAATGCATAGTGGATTGTCCGCTGGAGAGAAATACGATGAATGGCGGAAAATCAAGAGGGGCGAAGTCAAAGTCGTGGTCGGTGCACGTTCGGCGATTTTTGCGCCCTTTGAAAATATTGGCATTATCATTCTTGATGAAGAACATGAATCGACCTATAAACAAGAAGACACGCCGCGTTATCATGCTAGAGATGTGGCGATTAAGCGCTCAGAATACTACGGTTGTCCTGTCATTTTAGGCAGTGCGACACCGTCGCTGGAGTCGTATGCGCGTGCGTCCAAAGATGTCTACACATTGTTGACGTTAAAGAGGCGTGCAAAGGATCAGGAATTGCCTACCGTCACGGTTGTCGATATGCGTGAAGAGTTGAAGACGGGCAATCGTTCGATGTTTTCCGTGTCATTAGCGGATGCGGTGCGGGAGCGGCTACATAGAGGAGAGCAAACCGTTTTATTTTTGAATAAACGAGGTTTTTCATCCTTTGTCTTATGCAGAGATTGCGGCACGGTCGTGGAATGTCCAAACTGTGATATTTCCCTGACGTATCATCGTGCCAATGAAATGCTGAAATGCCATTACTGTGGCCATGAAGAACGAGTACCGCTCGTATGCCCTGAATGTGAAAGTGAATACATTCGCTTTTTTGGAACGGGAACACAAAAAGCGCAAGAAGAAATTGCGAAGTTGTTCCCGGAAGCGCGTGTCATTCGTATGGATGTCGATACGACAAGGCAAAAAGGCTCTCATGAACGGTTGCTGCGGCAATTTAGTGAAGGGCAGGCGGATATTTTACTTGGGACACAAATGATTGCCAAGGGACTCGATTTTCCGAATATTACCCTTGTTGGCGTACTAGCAGCGGATACCACACTCCATCTAGCGGATTTCCGTGCGGCGGAAAAAACGTTTCAGCTCATGACACAAGTTAGTGGGCGAGCAGGTCGTCACGAATTACCAGGGGAAGTATTCATTCAGACGTATACGCCTGAACACTATGCTATTGATTTAGCGAAAGCTCAGCATTATGAGCCTTTTTATAATCTGGAGATGGCGGCAAGGAGGCAATACGGCTACCCGCCATTTTATTATGTTACGCTTGTGCAGTTCACACATGAAGATTTATTGAAAGTTGCGGACTTTGCAGATAAAGGTACCCGATTTTTGAAGGGGAATTTATCATCAAATACCGTTATCATTGGGCCTACCGCTTCTGCGATTAGCCGTGTGAACAATAGATATCGTTACCAATGTTTGATAAAATACAAAAAAGAGCCCAAGCTGATTGAAACCTTGCAACAGCTCATTAAGTACTACCGGACAGACTGGATCAAAGCAGGTCTTACGATGACTGTGGATATGGAACCGGCGTCTATTTATTAA
- a CDS encoding Stp1/IreP family PP2C-type Ser/Thr phosphatase, with protein MQFEVLTDIGRKRTVNEDSAAVYTLPDGVLLAVIADGMGGHRGGDFASSTAIQVIGEQFMKLDLSQLKEQEDRAEWLIEAVLHVNRLLYDTANNNEEYKGMGTTLEAALIQGRSCLVSHIGDSRVYAINKEGVRQVTKDHSYVNILLDSGEISEEEAAVHPQRNWIMKAVGSERTIEPDLYSIDLDEETYLLLCTDGLSNKVDKQLMQEIVLSDANLRDKTEELVDLANQMGGEDNISVILIGPTGMEVTQP; from the coding sequence TTGCAATTCGAAGTACTGACGGATATCGGCAGAAAAAGAACAGTCAACGAAGATAGTGCAGCGGTCTATACGCTTCCAGATGGAGTTCTTCTTGCGGTCATTGCGGATGGTATGGGTGGTCATCGTGGTGGCGATTTTGCGAGTTCGACGGCCATTCAAGTCATTGGTGAACAATTTATGAAACTAGATCTTTCACAGTTGAAAGAGCAAGAGGATCGTGCGGAATGGCTCATAGAAGCGGTTCTTCATGTGAACCGCTTATTGTACGATACCGCAAATAACAATGAGGAATACAAAGGGATGGGTACTACGCTTGAAGCGGCGCTTATTCAAGGGCGTTCGTGTTTAGTTTCACATATCGGGGATAGCCGTGTCTATGCGATTAATAAAGAAGGTGTGCGTCAAGTAACCAAAGACCATTCCTATGTGAATATACTACTTGATAGCGGTGAAATATCAGAAGAAGAGGCTGCGGTCCATCCGCAGCGCAATTGGATTATGAAAGCAGTCGGTTCGGAAAGAACGATTGAGCCAGATCTTTATTCAATTGACTTGGATGAAGAAACGTATTTGTTGCTGTGCACGGACGGTTTGAGCAACAAAGTAGATAAGCAATTAATGCAGGAGATTGTGTTGTCTGACGCTAATTTGCGTGACAAGACGGAAGAGCTTGTGGACTTAGCAAACCAAATGGGTGGAGAAGATAATATTTCTGTTATTTTAATTGGTCCTACCGGTATGGAGGTGACCCAGCCATGA